A single Petrotoga mexicana DSM 14811 DNA region contains:
- a CDS encoding FtsW/RodA/SpoVE family cell cycle protein: MNSFFITNLIGERKERIKKIEIILVIAYILLAIVGFLSVRSAVINSPLEGIENQQLMWIIIGFVFFTVSIFIPERFIKKYTPILFYLVILALVLVLFTTPVSGAKRWIRLGPVGFQPSEIFKLVLLLYLSYVLSQNDNKKFYFASIMIFLSAGLIYKEPDFSTSIIVLFTWFVLVFISGRFEKLWQYSLGLALIGSPIIFYNLQEYQKGRIIGFLFPQTYSLSYYYNTAQAIKAIGSGGLLGEGYMNGYMNLSGFVPESHTDFIFSVIGEELGFMGVSFILMLYSAILWRLYEGYKKSDDLFWKYFYVGSAFLFFFHIFQNIGMNLGMLPVTGIPLPLISNGGSSFVTFSIILGIATKGLMIEKNITR, from the coding sequence GTGAATTCTTTTTTCATTACAAATTTAATAGGTGAAAGAAAAGAACGCATAAAAAAAATAGAGATTATCCTCGTTATCGCTTACATATTGTTGGCAATTGTAGGATTTTTATCCGTTAGAAGCGCTGTAATCAATAGCCCTCTAGAGGGAATAGAAAATCAACAATTGATGTGGATTATTATAGGGTTCGTTTTTTTTACCGTAAGTATCTTCATTCCAGAAAGGTTTATAAAGAAATATACCCCTATTCTATTTTATTTAGTAATTCTTGCCTTGGTTTTGGTACTGTTCACCACACCAGTTAGTGGGGCTAAAAGATGGATAAGGCTGGGTCCTGTAGGTTTTCAACCATCTGAAATATTTAAGCTGGTATTGTTATTATATCTTAGTTATGTTCTTTCTCAAAACGATAATAAAAAGTTTTATTTTGCATCAATAATGATTTTTTTATCTGCAGGGTTAATATACAAAGAACCGGATTTTAGCACTTCGATTATCGTATTATTTACATGGTTTGTTCTAGTTTTCATTTCAGGAAGGTTCGAAAAATTATGGCAGTATTCTTTAGGATTAGCTTTGATCGGCAGTCCAATAATTTTTTACAACCTCCAAGAATACCAAAAAGGGAGAATAATAGGATTTCTCTTTCCTCAAACCTACTCTCTAAGTTATTATTATAACACCGCACAAGCGATAAAAGCTATAGGTTCTGGTGGTTTGTTAGGGGAAGGATACATGAATGGATACATGAATTTGAGTGGATTCGTACCGGAAAGTCATACGGATTTTATATTTTCCGTTATCGGAGAAGAGTTGGGATTTATGGGGGTAAGTTTTATTCTAATGCTTTATTCGGCAATACTTTGGAGACTATACGAAGGATACAAAAAAAGCGATGACCTATTTTGGAAGTATTTTTATGTTGGATCCGCATTTTTGTTCTTTTTCCATATTTTTCAAAATATTGGAATGAATCTAGGTATGTTACCAGTTACAGGCATTCCTCTGCCTCTGATATCAAATGGTGGTTCTTCTTTTGTTACTTTTTCTATAATATTAGGGATTGCAACAAAAGGTTTAATGATAGAAAAAAACATTACGAGGTGA
- a CDS encoding biotin--[acetyl-CoA-carboxylase] ligase, giving the protein MIGDNLILLDKVDSTNNYIKKHWRELPSETVVWALEQTESYGRKNSRWYSPLGGLWFSVLFKPRKRPLIPYYYLRMYSLVIYNVLKKKYKLNPIIKWPNDILINSKKVCGILGESVYNGGTPSCVIVGVGINVNNELPEKVSNNSIALKDVVGKEIPLRKLLNELNHVAYHSYYLKYFKPKAISAITKMWLNHLNVKVGDKVQVSTENNGSIYGIVNDIQSDYLEIIDDNGELRKINSGELIVI; this is encoded by the coding sequence ATGATAGGTGATAATTTGATTCTTTTGGATAAAGTAGATTCAACAAACAACTACATTAAAAAACACTGGCGTGAACTGCCATCAGAAACTGTTGTTTGGGCTTTAGAACAAACAGAAAGTTACGGAAGGAAAAACAGTAGGTGGTATTCTCCTTTGGGGGGGTTGTGGTTTTCGGTGTTATTCAAACCCCGTAAAAGACCTTTGATCCCATATTATTATTTGAGAATGTACTCTTTGGTAATTTATAATGTCTTGAAAAAAAAATACAAGTTGAACCCTATCATTAAATGGCCTAACGATATTTTGATAAATTCTAAAAAGGTGTGCGGGATTTTAGGAGAGAGTGTTTATAATGGTGGTACACCAAGTTGCGTTATAGTGGGAGTAGGAATAAACGTCAACAATGAATTGCCTGAAAAAGTCTCCAATAACTCAATTGCTTTAAAAGATGTGGTTGGGAAAGAAATTCCATTGAGAAAACTTTTGAATGAATTGAACCATGTTGCTTACCATTCATATTATCTAAAATACTTCAAACCCAAAGCAATTTCAGCTATCACAAAAATGTGGTTGAATCATTTGAATGTGAAAGTAGGAGATAAGGTCCAAGTATCAACTGAAAATAACGGAAGTATTTATGGTATAGTAAACGATATCCAGTCAGATTATTTGGAAATAATAGACGATAACGGGGAGCTAAGAAAAATAAACTCTGGCGAATTAATTGTGATATAA
- the hpt gene encoding hypoxanthine phosphoribosyltransferase: protein MSLKVLISEEEIQQKVENLAKQIDDYYKNITDEIVAVCVLKGSVNFFSDLVKKIQLNVNYNFIQVSSYSGDITTGKVKVKSWLDEPLENKHVLIVEDIVDTGNTLKYIVKYLERQNPSSLEITSIVLKTTHEHGIQVRFPGFEIGDKFIVGYGLDYDEKYRNLPYIGYIE, encoded by the coding sequence ATGAGTCTAAAAGTGCTTATTTCAGAAGAAGAAATACAACAAAAGGTTGAAAATTTGGCTAAGCAAATAGATGATTATTATAAAAATATAACGGATGAAATTGTCGCCGTATGCGTCTTAAAAGGATCCGTCAATTTCTTTAGTGATTTGGTAAAAAAGATACAGTTGAACGTTAATTATAATTTCATACAGGTATCGAGTTATTCAGGGGATATAACCACTGGAAAGGTTAAGGTAAAAAGTTGGTTGGATGAGCCTCTTGAAAATAAACATGTTTTAATAGTTGAAGACATTGTAGATACTGGAAATACGTTAAAATATATAGTAAAATATTTAGAAAGGCAAAATCCCTCCTCTTTAGAAATTACGTCAATTGTTTTAAAAACAACTCATGAACATGGAATTCAAGTAAGATTTCCTGGATTTGAAATAGGAGATAAATTTATAGTGGGGTATGGATTGGATTACGACGAAAAATATAGAAATTTACCATACATTGGATATATAGAATAA
- a CDS encoding purine-nucleoside phosphorylase, which yields MDIEQYVSKVREAAQYIQEKTNKKPRIALILGSGLGKISQNLEDALTIPYSDIPNFPRSTAPGHKGELMIGSLKGKDTLLMNGRFHYYEGYTMKEVTFPIRVMQELGIETLIITNAAGTLNPDFEVGVPCIITDHINFFGDNPLIGPNFDDWGPRFPDMTEVYSKSLVQETFKSAKKLNIKVYSGVYLGLSGPTFETPAEMAMMRNFGADLVGMSTVPEAIVAKHAGMEILGITAITDKAVPEQLKEVSAEEVLKIAEKTGESIADIIMDLIDIL from the coding sequence ATGGATATTGAACAATACGTATCAAAAGTGAGAGAAGCAGCTCAATATATTCAAGAAAAGACTAATAAAAAACCTAGAATAGCGCTCATTTTGGGGTCTGGATTAGGGAAAATTTCACAAAATTTAGAAGATGCCCTTACAATCCCTTATTCTGATATTCCTAACTTCCCACGCTCTACCGCTCCCGGCCATAAAGGTGAATTGATGATAGGAAGTTTGAAGGGTAAAGATACATTACTTATGAATGGGAGATTTCATTACTACGAAGGGTACACTATGAAAGAGGTTACCTTTCCAATTCGCGTAATGCAAGAATTAGGCATTGAAACTCTCATAATAACTAACGCAGCGGGAACATTGAACCCTGATTTTGAAGTGGGTGTACCGTGTATAATTACCGATCATATCAACTTTTTTGGTGACAATCCATTGATCGGACCAAATTTCGATGATTGGGGTCCTAGATTCCCCGATATGACGGAAGTTTACTCGAAATCTTTGGTGCAAGAAACTTTTAAATCCGCTAAAAAACTTAATATTAAAGTATATTCTGGTGTTTATTTAGGTTTAAGTGGTCCCACATTTGAGACACCAGCTGAAATGGCTATGATGAGAAATTTTGGTGCTGATTTGGTAGGGATGTCTACAGTACCAGAAGCTATAGTTGCAAAACATGCTGGTATGGAGATTTTAGGTATCACCGCTATAACCGATAAAGCTGTTCCTGAACAATTAAAAGAAGTTAGTGCAGAAGAAGTTTTAAAGATTGCAGAAAAAACAGGCGAAAGTATAGCGGATATCATAATGGACCTAATAGATATCTTATAG
- a CDS encoding lytic transglycosylase domain-containing protein, translating into MKALVWLAIFIFLPILFFSYYEVYDYLFMKPNTYFEYNSNSSGEFGMEFYTINKYPIMDSNKLLESVWSQPRTLIGGQMVVESSNYTHAISSSKAMGLLQLKNPTGVDLHVYNLFDPYDNLKGALEYHGYLRRLFDDERLQIIAYHDGPTAVMAGKVSPGGEAYYEKVKNAQLNYSNTKIYSPYFVGGRVSYYSEDEVDKITTEFKAGLAYRKFEIYGNFGLVLPLEEIQEIDSIDIQTNYGYTFFYVPRTNFGFGIKGKTVPEDIVLRVGLPWQNFILKGPENPELIYKHELTDSWTSKILINADTLLLSSYFSIYNLDLFVGYEIYQTSINLGFRLAF; encoded by the coding sequence TTGAAAGCACTTGTTTGGTTGGCAATTTTTATATTTCTGCCAATCTTGTTCTTTTCTTATTATGAAGTTTATGATTACTTGTTCATGAAACCGAATACTTATTTTGAATACAATTCAAATTCCTCCGGAGAATTTGGAATGGAGTTTTATACTATTAATAAATATCCGATAATGGATTCTAATAAATTGTTAGAAAGTGTTTGGTCCCAACCGCGAACTTTGATAGGTGGCCAAATGGTTGTGGAATCGTCTAATTACACTCATGCTATTTCGTCTTCTAAAGCGATGGGACTACTTCAATTAAAAAATCCAACGGGAGTGGATTTACATGTTTATAATTTATTTGATCCATATGACAATCTAAAGGGGGCCTTAGAATATCATGGTTATCTTCGGCGCCTTTTTGATGACGAAAGGTTGCAGATTATAGCATACCATGATGGACCTACCGCTGTTATGGCAGGGAAAGTGTCTCCTGGTGGTGAAGCATACTACGAGAAGGTAAAAAATGCTCAACTAAATTATTCTAACACAAAAATATATTCCCCTTATTTCGTAGGAGGCAGAGTGTCTTATTACTCAGAAGATGAAGTAGATAAAATAACTACAGAATTTAAAGCCGGACTTGCATATAGAAAATTTGAAATATACGGAAATTTTGGCTTAGTACTTCCTTTAGAAGAAATTCAAGAAATAGATTCCATAGACATCCAAACAAATTATGGCTATACCTTTTTCTACGTACCTAGAACGAATTTTGGCTTTGGCATAAAAGGCAAAACAGTTCCAGAAGATATTGTTTTGCGCGTTGGTTTACCGTGGCAAAATTTTATTCTTAAAGGGCCTGAAAATCCTGAATTAATTTACAAGCACGAATTAACAGATAGTTGGACCTCAAAAATATTAATTAATGCTGATACTTTACTGCTCTCCAGTTATTTTTCAATTTATAACTTAGATCTTTTTGTTGGATACGAAATTTATCAAACTTCTATAAATCTAGGTTTTAGATTAGCCTTTTAA
- the fliF gene encoding flagellar basal-body MS-ring/collar protein FliF yields the protein MEKYMQQIRDWWKNLDNRKKRNYIVLLISVVAFIIFFSILLSRKNYEFFIGGLDQANAGNIVTTLEEMGIDYKVDDYGNIYVANQNVSELRMKLASEGSLGYNLQGYELLQNQGFGATSYDKQVNYQIALEGELSRSIASMEPVQSARVHLVIPPRTYYQVGESPKPSASVLLVLNPGASVTPNQIKGIINLVAGAVAGLQPENIKVVDNFSNDLSAQVALGEDINSADTKFQLKAEIEKYYKEKVESGLQSVFGLGNVVVVPEIELNWQKIEEEQRKIEPVVDENGIILSQQTKTEQSSSSPSSGGVPGVDSNIPPYTYQTPTSTGNYYSSSDVITNYDVNEIYKRTIEDKNGEISTKSITIFIDFQNSKVGDTQELISQIKTAVATAVGAPENNISLVDIQFNRDLEAMRADIEHQLQLRRQRITNIVIAIIVIAFIMMLIILIARARRVRKTSQLVEERKRQLESRVEEAMKERGVEVEEVSPEQEKFREIATLVENNPDEVADIIKSWLKTR from the coding sequence ATGGAAAAGTATATGCAACAAATAAGAGACTGGTGGAAAAATCTAGATAATAGAAAGAAACGAAACTATATAGTTTTGTTAATTTCTGTCGTTGCGTTTATAATATTCTTTTCAATATTGCTTTCAAGAAAGAATTATGAGTTTTTTATTGGAGGTTTAGATCAGGCAAATGCGGGTAATATTGTAACAACGTTGGAAGAAATGGGTATAGACTACAAAGTAGATGATTATGGTAATATTTACGTTGCAAATCAGAATGTATCAGAGTTGAGAATGAAATTAGCCAGTGAAGGTTCATTGGGTTACAATCTTCAAGGTTATGAACTTCTTCAAAATCAAGGCTTTGGAGCTACCAGCTACGATAAGCAGGTTAACTATCAGATTGCTTTGGAAGGCGAGTTATCTAGGAGTATAGCTTCTATGGAACCGGTACAAAGTGCCCGCGTTCATTTGGTTATTCCTCCAAGAACTTACTACCAAGTTGGTGAAAGCCCAAAACCTTCTGCGTCTGTTTTGTTAGTACTAAATCCTGGGGCGAGTGTAACTCCAAACCAAATTAAAGGGATAATTAATTTAGTAGCTGGAGCTGTAGCCGGGTTGCAACCAGAGAACATAAAAGTAGTAGATAATTTTTCTAACGATTTGAGCGCTCAGGTTGCCTTGGGAGAAGATATCAATAGTGCGGATACTAAATTTCAGCTGAAAGCCGAGATAGAAAAGTATTATAAAGAAAAAGTAGAAAGCGGTTTACAATCAGTCTTTGGTTTAGGAAATGTTGTTGTTGTTCCTGAGATAGAATTAAATTGGCAAAAAATAGAAGAAGAACAAAGAAAGATCGAACCGGTTGTGGATGAAAATGGAATAATTTTAAGCCAACAGACTAAGACTGAACAAAGCAGTTCTTCTCCTTCTTCTGGTGGGGTGCCTGGTGTTGATTCCAACATTCCACCGTATACTTATCAAACGCCTACAAGTACGGGGAATTATTACAGCAGCTCAGATGTGATAACCAACTACGATGTAAATGAGATTTATAAAAGGACAATTGAAGATAAAAACGGAGAAATATCCACTAAAAGCATAACGATCTTTATCGATTTTCAAAATAGTAAAGTCGGCGATACTCAGGAGTTGATATCTCAAATTAAAACAGCCGTTGCCACAGCTGTTGGTGCACCTGAAAATAATATCTCTTTAGTTGATATACAGTTCAATAGGGATTTGGAAGCAATGAGAGCAGATATTGAACATCAATTACAACTCAGAAGACAAAGAATCACTAATATTGTAATCGCTATAATTGTGATCGCATTCATTATGATGCTTATCATCCTAATTGCCAGGGCTCGTAGAGTTAGAAAGACATCACAACTTGTCGAAGAAAGAAAGCGCCAGTTAGAATCCAGAGTTGAAGAAGCGATGAAAGAAAGAGGGGTAGAGGTTGAAGAAGTTTCACCTGAACAAGAGAAATTTAGAGAGATTGCTACTTTGGTGGAAAATAATCCAGATGAGGTGGCAGATATCATTAAATCTTGGCTTAAAACTCGTTAA
- the fliG gene encoding flagellar motor switch protein FliG translates to MAEKSKELDGLKKSAILLVLLGPERASKILKKLDEEEVEQLTLEIANLEKIDEKTKKAVMDEFGEYIKAKDYINSGGVEYARNLLEKTFGPEKAIDIIDRLVSNLQVKPFEFLRKVDVSQMVNVLQNEHPQTVALILCYLPPQAASQVISELPESLQLDVIKRISTMDSANPDIVKEIESRLKDRLSAFTVQTFSQVGGIDITAEIMNNIDRAISNKIFEKLSERDPKLSDEIRRRMFVFEDIVKLDDRSIQRILREVDSKDLTIALKGSSEEVKNTIFKNMSKRASQIIKEELDFMGPVRVRDVDEAQQRIINVIRKLEESGEIIIAGGGAGEELIE, encoded by the coding sequence ATGGCTGAAAAGAGTAAAGAATTAGATGGTTTAAAAAAATCCGCCATATTATTGGTACTGTTGGGGCCCGAACGGGCAAGTAAAATATTAAAAAAGTTGGACGAAGAAGAAGTAGAACAGTTAACTTTAGAAATAGCAAATTTGGAAAAAATTGATGAAAAAACAAAAAAGGCGGTTATGGACGAATTTGGAGAATACATAAAGGCAAAAGATTACATCAACAGCGGTGGTGTCGAATATGCAAGAAATCTTCTAGAAAAAACTTTTGGTCCAGAAAAAGCCATTGATATAATAGACAGATTGGTTTCGAACTTGCAGGTAAAACCTTTTGAATTTCTAAGAAAAGTGGATGTGTCACAGATGGTTAATGTGTTACAAAATGAGCATCCACAAACGGTTGCGTTGATTTTATGTTATCTTCCACCTCAAGCCGCTTCTCAAGTCATTTCTGAACTACCCGAATCTTTACAACTAGACGTAATAAAAAGAATTTCAACTATGGATTCTGCCAACCCAGATATTGTAAAAGAGATAGAAAGTAGGTTAAAGGATCGTCTCTCAGCCTTCACCGTTCAAACTTTTTCTCAGGTTGGTGGGATAGATATTACCGCAGAAATAATGAATAACATCGATAGAGCGATCAGCAATAAAATATTTGAAAAGCTTTCAGAAAGAGATCCCAAACTGTCGGATGAAATTAGAAGAAGAATGTTTGTTTTTGAAGATATCGTCAAATTGGACGACAGATCTATACAAAGAATACTTCGTGAAGTCGATAGCAAGGATTTAACAATTGCATTAAAAGGCTCTAGTGAAGAAGTTAAAAATACCATCTTTAAAAATATGTCTAAAAGGGCTTCACAGATTATAAAAGAAGAATTGGATTTCATGGGGCCTGTTAGAGTTAGGGATGTAGATGAAGCGCAGCAAAGAATTATCAACGTAATCAGAAAACTTGAAGAGTCTGGTGAGATAATTATAGCTGGTGGCGGGGCAGGTGAAGAATTGATTGAATAA
- a CDS encoding FliI/YscN family ATPase, with translation MQINDFSSSLSYFTDKLQNRPLFELDGKISRIIGVTIESIGPSVALGDLCRIKLKDGSKIFAETVGFSDNKVLLMPLEDVSGIYVGAPVERVDSKINVKISSELLGHVLDGLGRPMDGSKIKSYESKSIYSPAPNPLLRNRIKEALSVGVRAIDAFLTLGKGQRIGIMAGSGVGKSTLLGMIARNTEADINVIGLIGERGREVKDFIEKDLGEDGLKKSVLIVSTSDSPALLRVKALYTATTIAEYFRDLGYNVLLMVDSITRWAMAQREIGLSIGEPPTTRGYTPSVFANMPKILERAGNSQKGSMTAIYTVLVEADDMNDPIGDAVRSIVDGHIVLSRSLADSSHYPPIDILSSVSRLMKEVVDEKHLKAAMFIRDIYASYINSKDLIEVGAYKKGSNKKVDIALEEIENINNFLTQRIEEKAPFEQTLKKLFEIYQRYN, from the coding sequence ATGCAAATAAATGATTTTTCTTCTTCTTTATCTTATTTTACTGATAAATTACAAAACAGACCTCTATTTGAGCTTGATGGTAAAATTAGTAGGATAATAGGTGTTACTATTGAATCAATCGGCCCCAGTGTTGCTTTAGGGGATCTATGTAGAATAAAATTGAAAGATGGCTCAAAGATTTTTGCAGAGACCGTAGGTTTTTCCGACAATAAAGTGTTGTTGATGCCATTAGAAGATGTCAGTGGTATCTATGTGGGGGCGCCGGTAGAAAGAGTAGATAGTAAAATCAACGTGAAAATTAGTTCAGAACTTTTAGGACACGTGTTGGATGGTTTAGGAAGGCCTATGGATGGTTCCAAAATAAAGAGTTACGAGAGTAAAAGCATATATAGCCCCGCGCCTAACCCTCTTTTAAGAAACAGGATTAAAGAAGCTTTATCTGTAGGAGTAAGGGCAATTGATGCTTTTTTAACCCTTGGTAAAGGTCAAAGAATTGGAATAATGGCAGGAAGTGGCGTAGGAAAAAGTACCTTACTGGGAATGATAGCCAGGAATACCGAAGCAGATATTAACGTTATTGGGTTGATAGGAGAAAGAGGAAGAGAAGTTAAAGATTTTATTGAAAAAGATCTTGGGGAGGATGGACTAAAAAAATCCGTTTTGATAGTTTCAACTTCAGATTCACCTGCTTTACTCAGAGTCAAAGCTCTTTACACAGCCACCACTATCGCAGAGTATTTTAGAGATTTAGGTTACAATGTTTTATTGATGGTGGATTCAATCACTAGATGGGCTATGGCTCAAAGAGAAATAGGCCTTTCCATTGGTGAACCACCAACCACCAGAGGATACACACCGAGCGTCTTTGCAAATATGCCAAAAATTTTAGAAAGAGCTGGAAACTCACAAAAAGGAAGTATGACTGCGATCTATACGGTATTGGTTGAAGCCGATGATATGAACGATCCAATTGGAGACGCTGTAAGGAGTATAGTTGATGGTCATATTGTTCTTTCAAGAAGCCTCGCAGATTCTTCTCATTATCCCCCAATAGATATTCTTTCCAGTGTAAGCAGGTTGATGAAAGAAGTAGTAGATGAAAAACACCTAAAAGCAGCAATGTTTATTAGAGATATTTACGCAAGTTATATAAATTCCAAGGATTTAATAGAAGTTGGTGCGTATAAGAAGGGGAGTAATAAAAAAGTAGATATCGCGTTGGAAGAAATTGAAAATATAAATAATTTTTTAACGCAGAGAATAGAAGAAAAAGCCCCATTCGAACAAACGTTGAAAAAGTTATTCGAAATATACCAAAGGTACAACTAG
- a CDS encoding carbohydrate ABC transporter permease: MLKAEYAIIFYVLLIVFSLLLVRMLSKKYLKPVKYRKVKESISAYLYLLPSFVVLGIFVFWPIFYSFYLSFFKWDFQNQDNPIFIGFQNYIELFKLNQPVNITFNEAFFNTLLIFMTAIFIIHLIFDLKKIKKPRQKYLIISMSILGILSLLTINLIPYLNVISALILVVVYTILLSLHFIDQMSNKIFLRIITFIGLWIAFYSLGVPEIIKFLSLAKEQSLFIKAIWNTTYYVLLSTPITILFALLIALLLNRKLYGKTFFRTVYFIPFVTSVVAISLVWQWIFNDNGLLNYILTQIGFSKIPWLKDQKFTIPTVAIISIWKMVGYYAIIFLAGLQNIDKTYYEAAEVDGATPFQKFQFITLPLLSPTTFFIIIVAMIGAFKVFDEIFILYVGMPGPYNNSGMTMVYYVYDMFYVQQRMGRASAAAYVLFGIILLFTILQMRSSRSRIHYES; the protein is encoded by the coding sequence TTGTTAAAAGCTGAATACGCCATCATCTTTTATGTTTTATTGATCGTCTTTTCCTTGCTTTTAGTCAGAATGTTATCGAAAAAATATTTAAAACCTGTTAAATACAGGAAAGTTAAAGAAAGTATTTCAGCTTATTTGTATCTACTACCTTCTTTTGTAGTTCTGGGGATATTTGTTTTTTGGCCTATTTTTTATTCCTTCTATCTGAGTTTTTTCAAGTGGGATTTCCAAAATCAAGATAATCCAATATTCATTGGATTTCAGAATTATATAGAACTATTTAAATTAAATCAACCTGTGAATATAACATTCAACGAAGCTTTCTTCAATACACTTCTAATCTTTATGACCGCTATTTTTATCATACATTTAATCTTTGACCTAAAAAAGATAAAAAAACCTCGCCAAAAATACTTAATTATTTCTATGAGTATATTAGGAATACTTTCATTGTTAACTATTAATTTAATACCGTATCTTAATGTAATAAGTGCTTTAATTCTTGTTGTTGTTTACACAATTTTATTATCTTTGCACTTTATCGATCAAATGTCCAATAAAATTTTTCTTCGAATAATCACGTTCATCGGATTGTGGATAGCTTTTTACTCCTTGGGAGTGCCTGAAATTATTAAGTTTTTGAGCTTAGCAAAGGAACAGTCGTTATTCATAAAAGCGATATGGAATACAACTTATTATGTTCTACTTTCCACGCCTATAACTATTCTTTTTGCCTTGTTAATAGCTTTATTGTTGAATAGAAAATTATATGGCAAGACTTTTTTTAGAACGGTTTATTTTATTCCTTTTGTTACAAGTGTAGTGGCAATTTCTCTAGTGTGGCAATGGATATTCAATGACAATGGTTTATTAAATTATATTTTAACTCAAATAGGTTTTTCAAAGATTCCATGGCTTAAAGATCAGAAGTTTACGATTCCTACCGTCGCCATAATCTCTATTTGGAAAATGGTAGGATATTATGCAATAATCTTTTTGGCAGGTCTGCAAAATATCGATAAAACTTACTATGAAGCAGCTGAAGTTGATGGAGCCACACCTTTTCAAAAATTTCAGTTTATAACCTTACCCTTATTATCTCCTACAACTTTTTTTATAATTATAGTTGCGATGATCGGGGCATTTAAAGTCTTCGATGAGATTTTTATCCTCTATGTAGGTATGCCTGGACCTTACAACAACAGTGGGATGACAATGGTTTACTACGTGTATGATATGTTTTACGTTCAACAAAGGATGGGAAGAGCTAGTGCTGCTGCTTACGTACTTTTTGGGATTATCCTATTGTTTACAATCCTTCAGATGAGAAGTAGTAGAAGTAGAATACATTACGAATCTTAA